Proteins from a genomic interval of Deferrivibrio essentukiensis:
- the rfaD gene encoding ADP-glyceromanno-heptose 6-epimerase gives MILITGAAGFIGSYLMGYLNKLGEDRILAVDKLGAKEKWKNLLGKKYIDFVDRDYFIENLGNFNNIKFIFHIGACADTTELNLDYLMSVNFGYSKKLFKYAEDKKIPFIYASSAATYGAGEYGYSDNTEFINKLRPLNPYGFSKQIFDEWVLRQNDKPPFWAGFKFFNVFGPNEYHKGRMASVIFHAYNQLKETKKIRLFKSHKDGYKDGEQKRDFVYVLDVCKVLTFFYEKQTKSDIYNLGTGTARTFNDLAESVIKYSGIDGQIEYFDMPEDLRDRYQYFTEADMDKLKSVGYEKDFSTLEESIKDYVTNYLMENYKTY, from the coding sequence ATGATACTTATTACAGGAGCAGCAGGATTTATTGGCAGCTATCTGATGGGATATCTGAATAAGCTTGGTGAAGATAGAATCTTGGCTGTTGATAAGCTGGGAGCAAAAGAAAAATGGAAAAATTTACTTGGGAAAAAATATATCGATTTTGTTGACAGGGACTATTTTATTGAAAATCTTGGAAATTTTAATAACATCAAATTTATTTTCCATATTGGTGCTTGCGCAGACACTACGGAATTAAACCTTGATTATCTAATGAGCGTAAATTTTGGCTACAGTAAAAAGCTTTTTAAATATGCCGAAGATAAAAAAATACCATTTATTTATGCAAGCAGTGCAGCAACATACGGTGCAGGCGAATACGGATATTCAGACAACACCGAATTCATTAACAAACTTCGCCCTTTAAACCCTTACGGTTTTTCCAAACAGATTTTTGATGAGTGGGTTTTAAGGCAAAATGACAAGCCACCTTTCTGGGCAGGGTTTAAGTTTTTCAATGTGTTTGGTCCAAATGAATATCATAAAGGAAGAATGGCAAGCGTTATATTCCATGCTTACAACCAATTAAAAGAAACAAAAAAGATACGTCTCTTTAAATCCCACAAAGACGGTTATAAAGATGGTGAGCAAAAACGAGATTTTGTTTACGTGCTTGATGTTTGCAAAGTCTTGACATTTTTTTATGAAAAACAAACAAAATCAGATATTTACAACCTTGGAACAGGTACTGCAAGGACTTTTAACGATTTGGCTGAAAGTGTTATTAAATACAGTGGCATAGATGGTCAAATAGAATATTTTGATATGCCGGAAGATTTAAGAGACAGATATCAATATTTTACTGAAGCAGATATGGATAAGCTCAAGAGTGTGGGATACGAAAAAGATTTTTCTACATTAGAGGAATCTATAAAGGACTATGTTACAAATTATCTAATGGAAAACTATAAAACTTATTGA
- a CDS encoding saccharopine dehydrogenase family protein, translating into MGKVIIIGAGGVGNVVAKKCASLPNVFTEICLASRTLSKCEQIAKEVKKNYNVDINVEQVDADNVKDLVALFKKYNPDLVINVALPYQDLTIMDACLEAGVNYLDTANYEPIDTAHFEYSWQWAYQDKFKEKGLMAILGCGFDPGVTNIFCAYAQKHLYDEINYIDILDCNAGDHGHPFATNFNPEINIREVTQVVRHWNEGKWVETPPIIEDGSVHFTFNYPEAGPRESYLLYHEEMESLVKNIKGLKRIRFWMTFSDNYLTHLKVLQNVGMTRIDEVDYEGCKVVPLKFLKALLPDPGSLGENYKGKTVIGCVFDGIKGGKRFKKYIYNVCDHAEAYKEVQAQAVSYTTGVPAMIGAMMFLTGEWKGEGVFNVEQLDPDKFMEALNKYGLPWQVTDFDGKLPE; encoded by the coding sequence ATGGGAAAAGTAATTATTATTGGCGCTGGAGGCGTTGGAAACGTTGTTGCTAAAAAATGTGCAAGTTTGCCGAATGTATTTACAGAAATATGCCTGGCAAGCAGGACATTATCTAAATGTGAGCAAATAGCAAAAGAGGTAAAGAAAAATTATAATGTAGATATTAATGTTGAGCAGGTTGATGCTGATAACGTTAAGGATTTGGTAGCACTATTTAAAAAGTATAACCCTGATTTGGTAATTAATGTTGCACTCCCTTATCAAGACTTGACAATTATGGATGCCTGCCTTGAAGCAGGAGTAAACTATCTTGACACTGCAAATTATGAGCCTATCGATACAGCTCATTTTGAATACAGTTGGCAGTGGGCTTATCAGGATAAATTTAAAGAAAAAGGGTTAATGGCTATTTTAGGCTGTGGTTTTGACCCGGGGGTTACAAATATTTTCTGTGCTTATGCACAAAAACACTTATACGATGAAATTAATTATATTGACATATTAGATTGCAATGCCGGTGACCACGGGCATCCATTTGCGACAAATTTTAACCCTGAAATCAATATACGGGAAGTCACCCAAGTTGTTAGACATTGGAATGAAGGTAAATGGGTAGAAACACCACCTATTATTGAAGATGGCTCCGTTCATTTTACATTTAATTATCCTGAAGCAGGACCAAGAGAAAGCTATCTTTTATATCACGAAGAGATGGAATCCCTTGTAAAAAATATAAAAGGATTAAAAAGGATTCGCTTTTGGATGACCTTTTCAGATAATTACCTTACTCATTTAAAAGTTTTACAAAATGTTGGAATGACAAGAATTGATGAAGTAGATTACGAAGGGTGTAAAGTAGTCCCACTGAAATTTTTAAAAGCACTGTTGCCTGACCCTGGTAGCTTAGGGGAAAACTATAAAGGGAAAACTGTAATCGGCTGCGTTTTTGACGGTATAAAGGGTGGCAAGAGATTTAAAAAATACATCTATAATGTATGTGACCACGCAGAAGCCTACAAAGAAGTACAAGCTCAAGCTGTATCTTACACTACCGGAGTACCTGCTATGATCGGTGCTATGATGTTTCTAACCGGTGAGTGGAAAGGTGAAGGGGTATTTAATGTAGAGCAACTTGACCCTGATAAATTTATGGAAGCGCTCAATAAATACGGTCTACCATGGCAGGTAACCGATTTTGACGGGAAATTACCTGAATGA
- a CDS encoding 50S ribosomal protein L11 methyltransferase — protein MENKRFTYTINNRKFVISNGAFGSGEHETTKGCLKLIGEMNLNGKSFLDIGCGTGILSIAASMCGAENIVGFDISYKACVTSKLNIIANNLDNIYIACGDNNCIKSKFDVIVANIYVDIILNLLEYNFQSLKSEGELVLSGIPIEDAYFVKSKYINSGFKFIRAIYHEDFVTMLYKKL, from the coding sequence ATGGAAAATAAAAGATTCACTTACACAATAAACAATAGAAAGTTTGTAATATCAAACGGTGCATTTGGCAGCGGTGAACACGAGACCACGAAAGGGTGTCTGAAATTAATTGGGGAGATGAATTTAAATGGTAAGTCTTTTTTAGATATTGGTTGTGGCACAGGGATATTGTCGATAGCAGCTTCCATGTGCGGTGCTGAAAATATTGTGGGTTTTGATATATCTTATAAGGCTTGTGTGACCAGTAAATTGAATATCATAGCCAATAATCTTGATAATATTTATATAGCTTGCGGAGATAACAACTGTATCAAATCAAAGTTTGATGTAATTGTGGCAAATATTTATGTAGATATAATTCTTAATCTACTCGAATATAATTTTCAAAGTTTAAAATCGGAAGGGGAGCTTGTTTTATCAGGCATCCCCATTGAGGATGCCTATTTTGTGAAATCTAAATATATAAACAGTGGATTTAAGTTTATAAGAGCCATTTATCACGAGGATTTTGTGACAATGCTTTATAAAAAGCTATGA
- a CDS encoding aspartate-semialdehyde dehydrogenase, with protein sequence MTNFTKKSAYNVAIAGATGAVGETFLQILEERNFPIKNLKLLASARSVGKKLKFKGNEYTVEELTHDSFKDVDIALFSAGGSRSLEFAPSAAKAGALVIDNSSAFRMDRDVPLVVPEVNPQDAFKHNGIIANPNCTTIIMVVALKPLHDYSKIKRVVVSSYQSASGAGAKAMEELMKQTRDWAAGKELKVENFAHQLLFNVIPHIDKFTENGYTKEEMKMFNETRKIMGDDTIKVSATCVRVPVLSAHSEAVTVETEKEISVEKAKELFASAKGLQIIDNPDKNEYPMPLFVAGKDDCYVGRIRKDISAENSLSFWVVGDQLRKGAALNAIQIAELFIK encoded by the coding sequence ATGACTAATTTTACTAAAAAGAGTGCATACAATGTAGCAATTGCCGGTGCCACCGGTGCAGTCGGAGAAACTTTCTTACAAATTTTAGAAGAGAGAAATTTCCCTATCAAAAACTTAAAACTCCTTGCTTCTGCAAGATCTGTTGGCAAAAAGTTGAAGTTTAAGGGTAATGAATATACAGTAGAAGAACTAACTCACGATTCTTTCAAGGATGTAGATATTGCCCTTTTCTCTGCGGGCGGTTCAAGAAGTCTTGAATTTGCTCCTTCAGCAGCTAAAGCAGGTGCACTTGTAATTGATAACAGCTCTGCATTCAGGATGGATAGGGATGTACCTCTTGTTGTGCCTGAAGTAAACCCACAAGATGCTTTCAAACACAACGGAATTATTGCAAATCCTAACTGCACAACAATCATTATGGTAGTTGCGCTCAAACCACTTCATGACTATTCAAAGATTAAAAGGGTTGTAGTTTCTTCTTATCAGTCTGCCTCCGGTGCAGGGGCTAAGGCAATGGAAGAGCTCATGAAACAGACAAGAGATTGGGCTGCAGGCAAGGAATTAAAAGTAGAAAATTTTGCCCATCAACTGCTATTTAACGTAATTCCACATATCGATAAATTTACTGAAAACGGCTACACAAAAGAAGAGATGAAAATGTTTAATGAAACAAGAAAGATAATGGGTGACGATACAATTAAGGTAAGTGCTACTTGTGTCAGGGTGCCTGTTTTATCTGCACACTCAGAAGCTGTCACTGTTGAAACTGAGAAAGAGATATCTGTTGAAAAGGCAAAAGAACTTTTTGCTTCAGCTAAAGGTTTACAAATTATAGATAATCCAGACAAAAATGAATACCCTATGCCACTTTTTGTAGCAGGCAAAGATGACTGCTATGTGGGAAGAATAAGAAAAGACATATCTGCTGAAAATAGTTTGAGTTTCTGGGTTGTTGGTGACCAATTAAGAAAGGGTGCTGCACTTAATGCTATTCAGATTGCTGAGCTCTTTATAAAATAA
- the speA gene encoding biosynthetic arginine decarboxylase has protein sequence MDYGIKIWSKNYFKIKDGKVIINHGKKPAIVDIVKDVRSEGYKGPLLIRFPHLIKNQIDTLFESFEKSMKEYSYNGKFNGVFPLKVNQFPNFVIPLTEISQGYNYGLEAGSKPELIIAMSYTNLGSPIIVNGFKDKEMITLGFIAAQMGHDITITIEGINELETILEVAKEMGSPYPNIGLRIRLHSSGIGIWAKSGGINSKFGLTSAELVEAMTMLKQADMLENFKMIHFHIGSQISEISPMKKALREAGNIYAELYKMGATNLNSVDLGGGLAVEYSQHKGIYEKNYTLEEFTSDVVYLLKMIAQNKKVPEPDIYIEAGRFIAASHAIVVAPVLELFSQEYDQKELNLKEKNPPLIDELYELYKIMNENNAIEFLHDSLDHMESLLTLFDLGYIDLIDRSNTEILVHLIIKKAVDLLRNKDLTDIINIQNMIQERYLLNFSIFQSLPDYWGLGQNFPVMPLEKLDEKPTRSASLWDITCDSDGEISFDTQKPLFLHDVNLIEEDYFLCFFLVGAYQETMGMQHNLFTHPTELTVDFDEEGNYEIKNIIEAQNILDILDDMDYDIKDVERRLKQKIEESKKINDDMRSYILGKLYVFLSENCYLKTIAGCKND, from the coding sequence ATGGATTATGGAATAAAAATTTGGTCCAAGAATTATTTTAAAATTAAAGACGGTAAAGTAATTATTAATCATGGTAAAAAGCCTGCAATAGTGGATATCGTAAAAGATGTCAGAAGCGAAGGCTACAAAGGTCCTTTGCTAATAAGATTTCCACATCTCATTAAAAATCAGATAGACACACTCTTTGAGAGTTTTGAAAAATCGATGAAAGAATATTCATATAATGGGAAATTTAACGGTGTATTCCCTCTTAAAGTTAATCAATTCCCAAATTTTGTAATACCATTAACCGAAATCTCCCAAGGTTATAACTACGGGCTTGAAGCGGGCAGTAAACCTGAGCTTATCATTGCTATGAGCTACACAAATCTCGGCAGCCCCATAATTGTTAATGGTTTTAAAGATAAAGAAATGATAACACTTGGATTTATTGCTGCTCAAATGGGGCACGATATCACAATCACAATAGAAGGTATTAATGAGCTTGAAACAATACTGGAAGTAGCAAAAGAGATGGGATCACCTTACCCCAATATTGGCCTAAGAATCAGACTACACAGCTCAGGTATCGGCATTTGGGCCAAAAGTGGCGGCATAAACTCAAAGTTTGGACTTACTTCTGCGGAGCTTGTAGAGGCTATGACAATGTTAAAACAAGCCGATATGCTAGAAAATTTTAAAATGATACATTTTCATATCGGCTCACAAATTAGCGAAATTTCACCAATGAAAAAGGCGTTGCGTGAAGCTGGTAACATTTATGCTGAACTTTACAAAATGGGGGCAACAAACTTAAACTCTGTTGACCTTGGGGGCGGACTTGCCGTTGAATATAGCCAACACAAAGGAATATATGAAAAAAACTATACATTGGAAGAATTTACAAGTGACGTTGTATATCTTTTGAAAATGATTGCACAAAATAAAAAGGTTCCAGAACCTGATATATACATAGAAGCAGGAAGATTTATAGCGGCAAGTCATGCCATTGTGGTAGCACCTGTCCTTGAGCTTTTTTCTCAGGAATACGATCAAAAAGAGTTGAATCTTAAAGAAAAAAATCCACCGTTAATTGATGAATTATACGAGCTGTATAAGATAATGAATGAAAATAATGCCATAGAATTTTTACATGACAGTTTGGATCACATGGAATCCCTCTTAACCCTTTTTGATCTTGGTTACATTGATTTGATAGACAGGAGTAATACCGAGATACTTGTTCACCTTATTATCAAAAAAGCTGTGGATTTATTAAGGAATAAAGATCTAACTGACATAATAAATATTCAAAATATGATTCAAGAAAGATACCTTTTAAATTTCTCAATATTCCAAAGCCTTCCCGACTATTGGGGGCTCGGACAAAATTTCCCAGTTATGCCCCTTGAAAAATTAGATGAAAAACCAACAAGATCTGCAAGCTTATGGGATATAACTTGTGATAGTGATGGGGAAATATCTTTTGATACTCAAAAGCCTCTATTTTTACACGATGTAAATCTCATTGAGGAAGATTACTTTTTATGCTTCTTTCTTGTAGGAGCTTATCAAGAAACAATGGGGATGCAGCATAACCTATTCACCCATCCGACTGAATTAACTGTGGATTTTGATGAAGAAGGTAATTACGAAATAAAAAATATCATTGAAGCCCAAAATATTTTGGATATACTTGATGATATGGATTATGATATAAAAGATGTTGAAAGAAGATTAAAACAAAAAATAGAAGAATCAAAAAAGATAAATGATGATATGAGGAGCTATATTTTAGGTAAACTATATGTTTTCCTGAGTGAAAACTGTTATCTTAAAACCATTGCAGGATGTAAAAATGACTAA
- the dtd gene encoding D-aminoacyl-tRNA deacylase, with amino-acid sequence MKCCIQRADSAYVEIDGKIYSQIEKGLLVLVGFFNNDEESYIDFMSKKVCGLRIFENDSGKMDLSVQDIEGELLIVSQFTLAGEVKKGMRPDFMNAMHPEKAVRYYEKFIEKCKNILGESKVKTGVFGAKMKIGLVNNGPVTIILEKQEK; translated from the coding sequence GTGAAATGCTGCATCCAAAGGGCTGATTCCGCTTACGTTGAAATAGATGGAAAAATATATTCTCAAATAGAAAAAGGTCTCTTGGTCCTTGTGGGCTTCTTTAATAATGATGAAGAATCTTATATCGATTTTATGTCAAAAAAGGTCTGCGGACTTCGTATCTTTGAAAATGATTCTGGGAAGATGGACTTATCCGTTCAGGATATTGAGGGAGAGCTATTGATAGTAAGTCAATTTACTCTGGCAGGTGAAGTTAAAAAGGGGATGAGACCTGATTTTATGAATGCAATGCATCCTGAAAAAGCTGTAAGATATTATGAAAAATTTATAGAAAAATGCAAAAATATACTTGGAGAGAGTAAAGTTAAAACAGGTGTATTTGGAGCAAAAATGAAAATTGGCCTTGTAAATAACGGCCCTGTAACTATAATCTTAGAAAAACAAGAAAAATAA
- the nspC gene encoding carboxynorspermidine decarboxylase — protein sequence MKKFVDIAETYFPTKITGRVKTPCYLISEKKIEENCQVLDYVQKETGAKILLALKAFAQPYGFNIIKKYLHGVCASGPVEARLGREEFSKEVHTFAPAFTKKQFDEVLQYSDHIIFNSVNQFNKYAHLAKSNGKEVGLRVNPGYSEVEVELYDPCAVGSRFGVNPENLTDFDIAQLDGLHFHAMCEQNADVLVRVLESFENRFGKYIDKLKWVNFGGGHHITREDYDINLLIETINKFRKKHNNINVYLEPGEAVVLNAGVFVTEVLDIIYNGIDIAILDCSAETHMPDVLAMPYTPKIIGADKPGVYKYTYRLGGISCLAGDFIGTYTFKNPLKVGDRLVLLDMALYSFVKNTTFNGIELPSIIYFDKDYTITYQKDFDYFDYKNRLS from the coding sequence ATGAAAAAGTTTGTAGATATTGCAGAAACATATTTTCCCACAAAGATAACCGGCAGGGTTAAAACACCCTGCTACCTTATCAGTGAAAAGAAAATTGAGGAAAATTGTCAAGTTTTAGATTATGTTCAAAAAGAGACAGGAGCGAAAATACTCCTTGCTTTAAAAGCATTTGCACAACCTTATGGATTTAACATAATAAAAAAATATCTCCATGGAGTCTGTGCCAGCGGTCCAGTTGAGGCAAGACTTGGAAGGGAAGAATTTTCAAAAGAGGTACATACTTTTGCTCCCGCTTTTACAAAAAAACAATTTGATGAGGTTTTACAATATTCTGATCACATAATATTCAACTCTGTCAACCAGTTTAACAAATATGCACACTTGGCAAAATCGAACGGGAAAGAAGTGGGCTTGAGAGTAAATCCCGGATACTCTGAAGTTGAAGTTGAGCTTTACGATCCTTGTGCTGTCGGCTCAAGGTTTGGCGTCAACCCTGAAAATTTGACTGACTTTGATATTGCTCAGTTAGACGGCCTTCATTTTCATGCGATGTGTGAGCAAAATGCGGATGTACTTGTAAGGGTGCTTGAAAGTTTTGAAAATAGATTTGGAAAATATATTGATAAGTTAAAATGGGTAAATTTTGGCGGAGGTCATCACATCACTCGTGAAGATTACGATATCAATTTATTGATTGAAACTATAAATAAATTTAGAAAAAAACATAATAACATCAATGTATATCTCGAGCCGGGTGAAGCAGTGGTGCTCAATGCTGGTGTATTTGTCACTGAAGTGCTTGATATAATTTATAATGGAATTGACATAGCTATTCTTGACTGCTCCGCTGAAACACATATGCCTGATGTTTTAGCAATGCCATATACTCCAAAAATAATTGGAGCTGACAAACCAGGTGTTTACAAATACACTTACAGGCTTGGAGGGATATCTTGCCTGGCAGGTGATTTTATAGGTACATACACGTTCAAAAACCCGCTGAAAGTTGGTGATAGATTGGTTTTGCTTGATATGGCGTTATACTCTTTCGTCAAAAATACCACATTTAATGGGATAGAACTTCCCTCAATAATCTACTTTGACAAAGATTATACTATAACGTATCAAAAGGATTTTGATTATTTTGACTACAAAAACAGGTTATCATAG
- a CDS encoding MBL fold metallo-hydrolase, which produces MKLQILNVGPLYVNCSIFSVNDKCIIFDPGDDFKEIDEYLTKNKLTPLFILNTHGHFDHIGAVNEIKEKYNIPFYVSKKDEQIMEDSAKQAVIFGLPPRKAPIIDKDVKDGDIFEIEGVKIRAIATPGHTPGGMCYLIENQHILISGDSLFYLSIGRTDFPYSDFDALVSGIKNKLFKLPSETVVIPGHGDKTTIGFEKKTNPFLR; this is translated from the coding sequence ATGAAACTTCAGATTTTAAATGTAGGCCCCCTTTATGTAAACTGCTCCATTTTTTCAGTTAATGACAAATGTATAATATTTGACCCGGGTGATGATTTTAAAGAAATAGATGAGTATCTCACAAAGAATAAACTGACGCCGTTATTTATCTTAAACACACACGGTCATTTTGACCACATTGGCGCTGTAAATGAAATAAAAGAAAAATATAATATTCCATTTTACGTCTCAAAAAAGGATGAGCAAATTATGGAAGACTCTGCTAAACAGGCTGTTATTTTCGGCCTACCCCCAAGAAAAGCTCCAATTATAGACAAAGATGTCAAGGACGGTGATATTTTTGAAATTGAGGGGGTCAAAATTAGAGCTATTGCAACCCCGGGGCACACTCCAGGGGGTATGTGTTATCTAATTGAGAATCAACATATTCTAATATCGGGGGACTCCCTTTTTTACCTCTCAATAGGGAGGACTGATTTTCCTTACTCAGATTTCGATGCGCTGGTAAGCGGGATTAAAAATAAATTATTTAAGTTGCCAAGTGAGACAGTAGTAATACCAGGACATGGGGATAAAACAACTATAGGTTTTGAAAAGAAAACCAATCCTTTTTTGAGGTAA
- a CDS encoding FmdB family zinc ribbon protein, which translates to MPIYEYECKDCKNIFSKLVIKQDAKVECPSCKSQNVEKKMSKVSSVGNAGSTSSCGHSGFS; encoded by the coding sequence ATGCCGATTTACGAATATGAATGCAAAGATTGCAAAAATATTTTTTCAAAGCTTGTAATAAAACAAGACGCAAAGGTTGAATGCCCTTCTTGCAAATCTCAAAATGTAGAAAAGAAGATGAGTAAAGTTTCTTCTGTGGGAAATGCGGGCTCAACATCCTCTTGTGGACACTCGGGCTTTAGCTGA
- a CDS encoding integration host factor subunit beta has protein sequence MTKSELIEKLSEEYPDMTKKQIEFIVNGVFSSIKDTLKSGGKVEIRGFGSFKVREKSAKTGRNPKTGEKVEVPAKKVPYFKPGKEIKEQLINL, from the coding sequence ATGACTAAATCAGAATTAATTGAAAAGCTATCAGAAGAATACCCTGATATGACTAAGAAGCAGATTGAGTTTATTGTAAATGGTGTGTTTTCATCTATTAAAGATACTCTTAAAAGTGGTGGTAAGGTAGAGATTAGGGGATTTGGAAGTTTTAAAGTCAGAGAAAAATCTGCAAAAACCGGAAGAAACCCTAAAACTGGGGAAAAGGTTGAAGTTCCTGCCAAAAAAGTTCCTTATTTTAAACCTGGGAAAGAGATTAAGGAGCAGTTAATAAACCTTTAA
- the trxA gene encoding thioredoxin has product MATVFTTENFKSEVLDSDVPVLVDFWAVWCGPCKMLTPTIDQIAKEFEGKAKVGKVNVDDNQQLAAQFGIMSIPTVIIFKGGKVVEQFIGVQPKGVYVDALNKHL; this is encoded by the coding sequence ATGGCAACTGTATTTACGACCGAAAATTTTAAGAGTGAAGTGTTAGATAGCGATGTTCCGGTACTTGTGGACTTTTGGGCTGTATGGTGCGGTCCCTGTAAGATGCTTACCCCTACTATCGACCAAATAGCTAAGGAATTTGAAGGTAAAGCAAAGGTAGGGAAAGTAAACGTTGACGACAATCAGCAATTGGCTGCTCAGTTTGGCATCATGAGCATTCCTACCGTTATTATCTTTAAAGGTGGAAAGGTTGTTGAGCAGTTTATAGGCGTTCAACCTAAAGGCGTCTATGTCGACGCATTGAACAAACACCTTTAG
- the murJ gene encoding murein biosynthesis integral membrane protein MurJ — protein sequence MKFKEKKRSLFAKILHSSFGVFTSRIFGLIRDLVIAALFGASKYTDAFFVAFAIPNLFRALFAEGALSSAFIPILAENRNKGVKYSNTYMTKIITYLFLIVGLLTFIIIIFSKYFILLFLPGYATDKEMVIFASNILKIVMPYLLFISISSIFAGFLNLLGSFFIPQSSTALLNISMIAGAYIGWIFDNNIYYLAYGVFVGGILQLLLLFVFSYIYGYRIQSNLKMSDNVKKTFLLIIPSIFGVGISQLNFTVGRIIASFLNEGSISYLYYANRLFQFPLGVFSVALSGVALAELSKTDIIDTQSKQHNLIDKAFIAIILIILPATIGLILLSDEITRFIYQRNHFTALDAAQTASALIMYSAGLIFFSFVNLFTKVFHSRKDTKTPVKIAAISFICNVIFMLLFIKWFSHAGIALASSFAAGINAFLLYAYIRDYSFNFKNNLAIILKIVSASAIMATVVTILKHYSLNLLIVILISAMTYFLCLAVLKVNIRRVLK from the coding sequence ATGAAATTTAAAGAAAAAAAACGTTCTTTATTTGCAAAAATATTACACTCAAGCTTCGGAGTATTTACCAGTAGAATATTTGGACTTATCAGGGACTTAGTTATTGCCGCTCTTTTCGGTGCTTCCAAATATACCGATGCTTTTTTTGTTGCATTTGCCATTCCAAACTTATTCAGAGCCTTATTTGCAGAAGGGGCACTTTCTTCTGCATTTATCCCCATTTTAGCGGAAAATAGAAATAAAGGGGTCAAATATTCCAACACATATATGACAAAAATAATTACATATTTGTTCTTAATTGTAGGATTATTAACCTTTATTATAATAATCTTTTCCAAATACTTTATTTTATTATTTCTGCCTGGGTATGCAACCGATAAAGAGATGGTCATTTTTGCTTCAAACATTTTGAAGATTGTTATGCCGTATCTTCTATTTATAAGCATATCTTCAATATTTGCTGGCTTTTTAAATCTTCTTGGAAGTTTTTTTATCCCCCAATCATCTACAGCCCTTTTAAACATTTCAATGATAGCAGGGGCTTATATTGGGTGGATATTTGATAATAATATTTATTATTTGGCTTACGGTGTTTTCGTAGGCGGAATTTTACAATTACTATTATTATTTGTATTCTCTTACATTTACGGCTACAGAATACAATCAAACCTTAAAATGTCAGATAATGTAAAAAAAACATTCTTACTTATAATTCCGTCTATTTTTGGAGTTGGCATTAGCCAATTAAACTTTACCGTTGGTAGAATTATAGCCTCTTTTTTAAATGAGGGGAGCATTTCATATCTATATTATGCAAATCGCCTCTTTCAATTCCCACTTGGTGTATTTTCTGTTGCACTAAGCGGGGTAGCACTTGCCGAACTTAGCAAAACTGACATAATTGATACACAATCAAAACAACACAACCTTATTGACAAAGCATTTATTGCCATCATTTTAATAATACTCCCTGCAACAATTGGTCTTATCTTACTATCTGACGAAATTACACGTTTTATTTATCAGAGAAACCACTTTACAGCACTTGATGCAGCGCAAACTGCTTCAGCTCTCATTATGTATTCAGCCGGATTAATATTCTTTTCTTTTGTAAACCTTTTTACAAAAGTTTTCCATTCGCGAAAAGATACAAAAACTCCCGTAAAAATAGCAGCAATCTCATTTATTTGTAATGTAATTTTCATGCTATTGTTTATAAAATGGTTTTCTCACGCAGGCATTGCACTTGCATCCTCGTTTGCCGCTGGAATCAATGCATTTCTTTTGTATGCATATATCAGAGATTATAGTTTTAATTTTAAAAACAACTTGGCAATTATTTTGAAAATAGTTTCAGCTTCTGCAATAATGGCTACAGTTGTAACAATATTAAAACATTACAGTTTAAACCTATTGATTGTAATTTTAATTTCTGCTATGACTTACTTTCTTTGTTTAGCAGTACTAAAAGTTAATATAAGGAGAGTACTCAAGTGA